CGGTGGGCGACCCGTTCAAGGACACCTCGTCGGTGGCGCTCAACCCGGTCATCAAGTTCACCACGCTCTTCGGCCTGCTGGCGGTGGAGCTGGCGGTGGAGCTGAACAAGTCCGGCAACGGCACGCTGACCCACGTCCTGGCGGCGGTGTTCTTCGTCCTCTCGCTCTACTTCGTGTACCGCTCGTTCTACGGCATGCGCATCGAGACGCCGATGCGCAGCAGCGCCGAGGGCGCCAACGCGGCCGCGAAGGCGCACTAGCCTTCCTGGCGCTTCGCTGAAGCATTCATGAGCGGCAGGGTGCCCCCGGGTGCCCTGCCGCTCTGCTTTCGCGGGCCCTCAGCGCTCGACTCGGAGATGCCCACGGCGCCGGACAGCTCGCGCGCGGTGAGGCCCTGCTCGGGCGCGGCGGCCAGCGCGGCCTCGAGGGCGGCGCGCACGGTGGTGCCACGGGCCTGGGGAGCCTGCTCCTTCATGCGGCAACGATAGACATCCCAGACGCCCGCGGGTACCGCGCCTGGGGTGAAAGACACCCCGGGTCTGCTCTTGAAAGAAAGTCAGACCCCTCTCGACTTTCCGGGGAAGTCCGACTACGTCTGGCCTTGCTCGGGTCGGGCCGGGCAAGGGCGGGAGAATCCGCCTCGCAACGAAAGAAGAAGGTTCATGGCAACTGGTACTGTGAAGTGGTTCAACGATGCGAAGGGCTTCGGTTTCATCACCCAGGATGGCGGGGGTGAGGACGTGTTCGTCCACCACACCGCGATCAACATGGATGGCTTCCGCACTCTGGCCGAGGGCCAGAGGGTGACCTTCGACGTCACCCGCGGCCCCAAGGGGCTGCAGGCAGCGAACGTCCGCGCGGGCTGATCAGCACCCCAGGTGATGTTCCCGGAGCCCGGCCTCCTCATGGGGGTCGGGCTTCCGCTTTTGCGGGCCCTGGAGTGCCTGACTGTCACGGAGGAGCGACTGGCGTCAGGCCCCG
The nucleotide sequence above comes from Hyalangium gracile. Encoded proteins:
- a CDS encoding cold-shock protein; translated protein: MATGTVKWFNDAKGFGFITQDGGGEDVFVHHTAINMDGFRTLAEGQRVTFDVTRGPKGLQAANVRAG